One segment of Massilia sp. Se16.2.3 DNA contains the following:
- the rplK gene encoding 50S ribosomal protein L11, with protein sequence MAKKIIGFIKLQVPAGKANPSPPIGPALGQRGLNIMEFCKAFNAQTQGVEPGMPIPVVITAFADKSFTFVMKTPPATYLIKKAAGITKGSPKPHTDKVGTLTRAQAEEIAKTKQPDLTAADMDAAVRIIAGSARSMGITVEGV encoded by the coding sequence ATGGCAAAGAAAATTATTGGCTTTATCAAGCTGCAAGTCCCAGCTGGTAAGGCAAACCCATCCCCACCGATCGGTCCTGCACTCGGTCAGCGCGGCCTGAACATCATGGAATTCTGCAAGGCGTTCAACGCCCAGACCCAGGGTGTCGAGCCAGGCATGCCGATCCCGGTCGTGATCACCGCGTTCGCCGACAAGTCCTTCACCTTCGTGATGAAGACCCCACCGGCAACCTACCTGATCAAGAAAGCCGCTGGCATCACCAAGGGTTCGCCGAAGCCACATACCGACAAGGTTGGCACGCTGACCCGTGCCCAGGCTGAAGAAATCGCAAAAACCAAGCAGCCGGACCTGACCGCCGCCGACATGGACGCCGCAGTGCGTATCATCGCCGGCTCGGCACGTTCGATGGGCATCAC
- the nusG gene encoding transcription termination/antitermination protein NusG translates to MNDNVDNAAGESVPGDTPAQDAGAAPAAGAPVSVPVSNKRWYVVHVYSGMEKSVMRALTERIERAGMQEQFGQILVPTEEVVEVKNGSKSVTERRFFPGYVLVEMEMTDETWHLVKNTSKVTGFIGGKSNKPTPIPAREIDKIMQQVQEGVEKPRPKVLYEVGEQVRIKEGPFTDFNGNVEEVNYEKSKVRVTVTIFGRATPVELEFGQVEKV, encoded by the coding sequence ATGAACGATAACGTAGACAACGCGGCCGGCGAATCGGTGCCGGGCGACACCCCGGCGCAAGACGCTGGTGCCGCACCGGCGGCCGGCGCCCCGGTGAGTGTCCCGGTCAGCAACAAGCGCTGGTACGTCGTTCATGTCTACTCGGGCATGGAAAAGAGCGTCATGCGTGCGCTCACCGAGCGCATCGAGCGCGCCGGCATGCAAGAGCAGTTCGGCCAGATCCTGGTGCCGACCGAAGAAGTCGTGGAAGTCAAGAATGGCAGCAAATCGGTTACCGAGCGCCGCTTCTTCCCTGGCTACGTCCTGGTCGAGATGGAAATGACCGACGAGACCTGGCACCTGGTCAAGAACACGAGCAAGGTCACCGGCTTCATCGGCGGCAAATCGAACAAGCCAACCCCAATCCCCGCGCGCGAGATCGACAAGATCATGCAGCAGGTCCAGGAAGGCGTCGAGAAGCCACGGCCGAAAGTGCTGTACGAAGTGGGCGAGCAAGTCCGCATCAAGGAAGGCCCGTTCACCGACTTCAACGGCAATGTCGAGGAAGTCAACTACGAAAAATCGAAGGTGCGTGTCACTGTCACCATCTTCGGCCGCGCAACTCCGGTGGAACTGGAGTTCGGGCAGGTAGAGAAAGTCTAA
- the secE gene encoding preprotein translocase subunit SecE, whose amino-acid sequence MSNQSVQTVSTSNDKFKVILAVVAAIAGVIGFFYLKGQNKPALVAAGALVAGLVFAVLLLSTAATGRDFLNFAKESVRETKKVVWPTGKEARTITMIVFAFVVVMAIFLWGTDKLLEFLLYDVILKWKQ is encoded by the coding sequence ATGTCTAATCAATCCGTGCAAACCGTTAGCACCTCGAATGACAAGTTTAAGGTGATCCTGGCGGTGGTAGCCGCGATTGCAGGCGTCATCGGGTTCTTTTACCTGAAGGGCCAAAACAAACCAGCCTTGGTCGCCGCCGGCGCCCTCGTGGCTGGTTTAGTTTTTGCCGTCCTGCTTTTGTCGACCGCCGCCACCGGCCGCGATTTCCTGAATTTCGCCAAAGAGTCCGTTCGCGAAACCAAGAAAGTCGTCTGGCCAACCGGCAAGGAAGCACGCACGATCACCATGATCGTCTTCGCCTTTGTCGTCGTGATGGCGATTTTCCTGTGGGGCACGGATAAGCTGTTGGAATTCCTGTTGTACGACGTGATCCTGAAATGGAAGCAATGA
- the tuf gene encoding elongation factor Tu — translation MAKGKFERTKPHVNVGTIGHVDHGKTTLTAAIATVLSKKFGGEAKAYDQIDAAPEEKARGITINTAHVEYETANRHYAHVDCPGHADYIKNMITGAAQMDGAILVCSAADGPMPQTREHILLARQVGVPYIIVFLNKCDLVDDAELLELVEMEVRELLSKYEFPGDDLPIIKGSARMALEGQPGELGEDCIVKLAEALDTYIPTPERAVDGAFLMPVEDVFSISGRGTVVTGRVERGIIKVGEEIEIVGIIDTVKTTCTGVEMFRKLLDQGQAGDNVGLLLRGTKREDVQRGQVLAKPGSIKPHNHFTGEIYVLSKDEGGRHTPFFNNYRPQFYFRTTDVTGSIELPADKEMVMPGDNVSITVKLINPIAMEEGLRFAIREGGRTVGAGVVAKIIA, via the coding sequence ATGGCAAAAGGTAAATTCGAACGGACCAAGCCGCACGTCAACGTCGGCACCATCGGTCACGTTGACCACGGCAAAACCACCCTGACGGCTGCAATCGCAACCGTTCTGTCGAAGAAGTTCGGCGGCGAAGCCAAGGCATACGACCAGATCGATGCGGCTCCGGAAGAGAAGGCACGTGGTATTACCATCAACACCGCGCACGTCGAATACGAAACCGCGAATCGTCACTACGCGCACGTCGACTGCCCAGGCCACGCCGACTACATCAAGAACATGATTACCGGTGCTGCCCAGATGGACGGCGCGATCCTGGTGTGCTCGGCCGCTGACGGCCCGATGCCACAGACCCGCGAGCACATCCTGCTGGCGCGTCAGGTTGGCGTTCCTTACATCATCGTGTTCCTGAACAAGTGCGACCTGGTCGACGACGCGGAACTGCTGGAACTGGTCGAAATGGAAGTGCGTGAGCTCCTCTCGAAGTACGAGTTCCCAGGCGACGACCTGCCAATCATCAAGGGTTCGGCACGTATGGCGCTGGAAGGCCAGCCAGGCGAACTGGGCGAAGATTGCATCGTCAAGCTCGCTGAAGCCCTGGACACCTACATCCCGACGCCAGAGCGCGCAGTCGACGGCGCCTTCCTGATGCCAGTCGAAGACGTGTTCTCGATCTCGGGTCGCGGTACTGTCGTCACCGGTCGTGTCGAGCGCGGCATCATCAAGGTCGGCGAAGAAATCGAAATCGTCGGCATCATCGATACCGTCAAGACCACCTGCACCGGCGTGGAAATGTTCCGCAAGCTGCTGGATCAAGGTCAAGCTGGCGACAACGTCGGCCTGCTGCTGCGCGGTACCAAGCGTGAAGACGTCCAGCGTGGTCAGGTTCTGGCAAAGCCAGGCTCGATCAAGCCGCACAACCACTTCACCGGCGAGATCTACGTTCTGTCGAAAGATGAAGGCGGCCGTCACACCCCGTTCTTCAACAACTACCGTCCGCAGTTCTACTTCCGTACCACCGACGTGACCGGCTCGATCGAGCTGCCAGCGGACAAGGAAATGGTCATGCCAGGCGACAACGTGTCGATCACCGTCAAGCTGATCAACCCGATCGCGATGGAAGAAGGCCTGCGCTTCGCAATCCGCGAAGGCGGCCGTACCGTCGGCGCCGGCGTCGTTGCCAAGATCATTGCCTAA
- a CDS encoding CHASE domain-containing protein, which yields MLLFAPLCWIISGSPRRLWRRRAPLVALPLLITTGAVVAIYRLALGWEHQQHLQPYRLKAQQTADMLQAEFNEHVRFVGTFARTLGDTEHILDRDKFIRIAGGYVDHRVEIQGVNWAVPVFDGERAGFEDWVRRTLDPAFPGILDVDGSRRMTPAGQRERYLPMVYAWPRSSSVMRGVDFLTAPGRAAAAAQALASRRPVATEPFQLMMTDDTGISLFRAVGPDGAAAVGMVGFVLNADRLVEGAIARSGFDGFSAAPVDVTDGSALPVVGALGRPERDDYRIGLAFAGRAYQLTFRPTPAYMKTETGAASWSVLSAGLLLTGLLGALMLLISGERAVIEEQVADRTARLRDREARLEAILDNAADAIVTVDASGVVVSANAATARLFGYPPPT from the coding sequence GTGCTGCTGTTCGCGCCGCTGTGCTGGATCATCAGCGGCTCGCCGCGGCGCCTGTGGCGGCGGCGCGCGCCGCTGGTCGCGCTGCCGCTCCTGATCACCACGGGCGCCGTGGTGGCCATCTACCGGCTTGCGCTCGGCTGGGAGCACCAGCAGCACCTGCAGCCCTACCGCCTGAAGGCCCAGCAGACGGCCGACATGCTGCAAGCCGAGTTCAACGAACACGTGCGCTTTGTCGGCACCTTCGCGCGCACGCTGGGCGACACCGAACACATCCTCGACCGCGACAAGTTCATCCGCATCGCCGGCGGCTACGTCGACCACCGCGTCGAGATCCAGGGGGTGAACTGGGCGGTACCAGTGTTCGATGGCGAGCGCGCCGGCTTCGAGGACTGGGTGCGGCGCACGCTCGACCCGGCCTTTCCCGGCATCCTCGACGTCGACGGCAGCCGACGCATGACGCCGGCGGGCCAGCGCGAGCGCTACCTGCCGATGGTCTACGCCTGGCCGCGCTCGAGTTCGGTCATGCGCGGAGTCGATTTCCTGACCGCCCCGGGACGCGCCGCCGCCGCCGCGCAGGCGCTGGCCTCGCGACGCCCCGTCGCCACCGAGCCCTTCCAGCTGATGATGACCGACGACACGGGCATCAGCCTGTTCCGCGCCGTCGGGCCCGACGGCGCCGCCGCCGTGGGCATGGTCGGCTTCGTCCTGAACGCCGATCGCCTGGTGGAAGGGGCGATCGCCCGCTCCGGCTTCGACGGCTTTTCCGCCGCCCCGGTCGACGTTACCGACGGCAGCGCCTTGCCCGTGGTCGGTGCGCTCGGCAGGCCCGAGCGCGACGACTACCGCATCGGCCTGGCGTTTGCCGGGCGCGCCTACCAGCTGACCTTCCGTCCGACGCCGGCCTACATGAAGACGGAAACGGGCGCGGCCAGCTGGAGCGTGCTGTCGGCCGGGCTGCTGCTGACCGGCCTGCTCGGCGCGCTGATGCTGCTCATCAGCGGCGAACGCGCCGTGATCGAGGAGCAAGTCGCCGACCGCACGGCGCGCCTGCGCGACCGCGAAGCGCGCCTCGAGGCCATCCTCGACAACGCCGCCGACGCCATCGTCACGGTCGACGCGAGCGGCGTGGTGGTATCGGCCAATGCCGCCACCGCGCGCCTGTTCGGCTATCCCCCGCCCACCTGA
- a CDS encoding GGDEF domain-containing protein, producing the protein MPAGADSDAAAQLARLSTAPPEECVLEGRNARAEPFPLSISVAPVQLGREEIFVCILRDLTEQQRAQERIYRLAHHDVLTGLENRFALNVRLEQQLAMARRQNQPAAVLFIDLDHFKKINDSLGHAAGDRLLVGAAERMKDLLRDVDTLARLGGDEFIIVLAGPLTPDSVTGWRCAWWKRCRSLINWAARPHTAAAAWAWRCSPTTAKTPPP; encoded by the coding sequence GTGCCGGCGGGTGCCGACAGCGATGCCGCGGCCCAGCTGGCGCGGCTGTCGACCGCGCCACCCGAGGAATGCGTGCTCGAGGGTCGCAATGCGCGCGCCGAACCGTTTCCCCTGTCGATTTCGGTGGCGCCCGTGCAGCTCGGACGCGAGGAGATCTTCGTCTGCATCCTGCGCGACCTGACGGAACAGCAGCGGGCCCAGGAACGCATCTACCGCCTGGCCCACCACGACGTGCTGACCGGCCTGGAAAACCGCTTCGCGCTCAACGTGCGCCTGGAACAGCAGCTGGCCATGGCACGGCGCCAGAACCAGCCGGCGGCAGTGCTGTTCATCGACCTCGACCACTTCAAGAAGATCAACGATTCGCTCGGCCACGCCGCCGGCGACCGCCTGCTGGTGGGCGCGGCCGAGCGCATGAAAGATTTATTGCGCGACGTCGACACCCTGGCGCGCCTGGGCGGCGACGAATTCATCATCGTGCTGGCAGGCCCCCTGACGCCCGACAGCGTGACCGGGTGGCGGTGCGCGTGGTGGAAGCGCTGTCGCAGCCTTATCAACTGGGCGGCGCGACCGCACACAGCGGCTGCAGCGTGGGCGTGGCGCTGTTCCCCGACGACGGCGAAGACGCCTCCACCCTGA
- a CDS encoding bifunctional diguanylate cyclase/phosphodiesterase, translating to MEALSQPYQLGGATAHSGCSVGVALFPDDGEDASTLIRHADMAMYAAKREGRGNFQFFSPAMNAATHEHLLLENRMWGALNTNGFKLHLQAQVSLETGRVIGAEVLLRWHDQELGTVEPSRFIPVAEESGMIVPLGDWVLGQAMALLAEWRREGLDDIRLAVNLSARQFSGASLLSRLDELVAYHGIDPAMMELEITETAAMRDPESTREQLRQLRARGFKLAIDDFGTGYSSLAYLKLFAIDRIKIDRGFVKDIEHNPNDAVIVAATIGLAHSLGLAVVAEGVETHAQWGFLRDKHGDEAQGYLFARPMPVADFREFIRHQEQPVPGA from the coding sequence GTGGAAGCGCTGTCGCAGCCTTATCAACTGGGCGGCGCGACCGCACACAGCGGCTGCAGCGTGGGCGTGGCGCTGTTCCCCGACGACGGCGAAGACGCCTCCACCCTGATCCGCCACGCCGACATGGCGATGTACGCGGCCAAACGCGAGGGACGGGGCAACTTCCAGTTCTTCTCGCCGGCGATGAACGCCGCCACCCACGAACACCTGCTGCTGGAAAACCGCATGTGGGGCGCCCTCAATACGAACGGCTTCAAGCTGCACCTGCAGGCGCAGGTCTCGCTCGAGACCGGCCGCGTGATCGGCGCCGAGGTGCTGCTGCGCTGGCACGACCAGGAACTGGGCACGGTCGAACCGAGCCGCTTCATCCCCGTGGCCGAGGAAAGCGGGATGATCGTGCCGCTGGGCGACTGGGTGCTGGGACAGGCAATGGCCCTGCTGGCCGAGTGGCGGCGCGAAGGCCTGGACGACATCCGCCTGGCCGTGAACCTGTCGGCGCGCCAGTTTTCGGGCGCGTCACTGCTGAGCCGGCTCGACGAACTGGTGGCCTACCACGGCATCGATCCGGCGATGATGGAACTGGAAATCACGGAAACGGCCGCCATGCGCGACCCGGAAAGCACGCGCGAACAGCTGCGCCAGCTGCGCGCACGTGGCTTCAAACTGGCGATCGACGATTTCGGTACCGGCTACTCGTCGCTCGCCTACCTCAAATTGTTCGCGATCGACCGCATCAAGATCGACCGCGGCTTCGTGAAAGACATCGAACACAATCCGAACGACGCGGTGATCGTCGCCGCCACCATCGGTCTCGCCCATTCGCTGGGCCTGGCGGTGGTGGCCGAAGGGGTCGAAACCCACGCGCAATGGGGCTTCTTACGCGACAAGCACGGCGACGAGGCGCAGGGCTACCTGTTCGCGCGGCCGATGCCGGTTGCCGACTTCCGCGAATTCATCCGGCATCAAGAGCAGCCAGTACCTGGCGCTTGA
- a CDS encoding HDOD domain-containing protein has translation MAEASPPVPDEGTTRRVRAALMQKVTGEAEMFALGSAVARVIELASSDEPGPHDLAYYVLSDVALTQRILRLSNTVQYRTVSGTTVTTVSRAIALLGFDNVKTTALAMLLVDTLDNGQHAGSVRVELEAALCASLVGREMARLSCYRARRKRRSGRSSRTWVRCWSPRTSTRATARSASSSPPASTRPARPRSSSSAAATTPLAAAVLGEWKIPDVIVRAQATLPSGTLKVAASRAEWMRQVASFSIEVARLLGRPPAGVAPSATPEARALLARYGAAFELDQAGLERIFRQRGRWHAGADGEHEPAAPASARGRGGHRPAGRAAAGRAGRRGRGRRAP, from the coding sequence ATGGCCGAAGCAAGTCCCCCGGTGCCCGACGAGGGTACCACCCGCCGCGTGCGCGCCGCCCTGATGCAGAAGGTGACGGGCGAGGCCGAGATGTTTGCCCTCGGCAGCGCGGTGGCGCGCGTGATCGAACTGGCTTCCTCGGATGAACCGGGCCCGCACGACCTGGCTTATTACGTGCTGTCGGACGTCGCACTGACCCAGCGCATCCTGCGCCTGTCGAACACGGTGCAGTACCGCACCGTCTCCGGCACCACGGTGACGACGGTGTCGCGCGCGATTGCGCTGCTGGGCTTCGACAACGTGAAAACCACGGCGCTGGCGATGCTGCTGGTCGATACGCTCGACAACGGCCAGCACGCCGGCAGCGTACGCGTCGAACTGGAAGCGGCCCTGTGCGCCAGCCTGGTCGGGCGCGAGATGGCGCGCCTGTCGTGCTACCGGGCGCGGAGGAAGCGGCGATCGGGGCGCTCTTCAAGAACCTGGGTGCGCTGCTGGTCGCCTCGCACGAGCACGCGCGCTACCGCGAGATCGGCCAGCTCGTCGCCACCGGCAAGCACACGCCCAGCCAGGCCTCGCAGCTCATCCTCGGCTGCAGCTACGACACCCCTGGCCGCCGCCGTGCTGGGAGAGTGGAAGATTCCCGACGTGATCGTGCGCGCCCAGGCGACGCTGCCGTCCGGTACGCTGAAGGTGGCCGCCAGCCGCGCCGAATGGATGCGCCAGGTCGCCTCGTTCAGCATCGAAGTGGCGCGCCTGCTGGGGCGTCCGCCCGCTGGGGTGGCGCCCAGTGCCACGCCCGAGGCGCGTGCGCTGCTGGCGCGCTACGGCGCCGCGTTCGAACTCGACCAGGCGGGCCTGGAACGCATTTTTCGACAACGTGGCCGCTGGCATGCAGGCGCTGATGGAGAGCATGAACCTGCGGCCCCTGCCTCCGCCCGCGGCCGAGGAGGGCACCGGCCTGCCGGACGTGCTGCTGCTGGCCGCGCTGGGCGGCGGGGACGAGGACGGCGTGCACCCTAG
- a CDS encoding J domain-containing protein, with the protein MAKIHTHYDNLKVARGAPQEVIRAAYKALSQKYHPDKNQGDEKAARIMAIVNTAYNILSDPVRRKEHDEWIAAEEWEVEWLESSGEEGARPRGEGWEAPPSLARPRRSALRDPKWWFGIGLGAIAGAGAVLLLVQPPRLLPAARLPSTGRRPPRPRCPCRHRCRRPIPTPGPVPSARSALRPRSRRWR; encoded by the coding sequence ATGGCCAAGATCCACACCCATTATGACAACCTGAAAGTGGCGCGCGGTGCGCCCCAGGAAGTCATCCGTGCGGCCTACAAGGCGCTGAGCCAGAAATACCATCCCGACAAGAACCAGGGCGACGAAAAGGCCGCCCGCATCATGGCGATCGTCAACACCGCCTACAACATCCTGTCCGATCCGGTCCGCCGCAAGGAGCATGACGAGTGGATCGCCGCCGAGGAATGGGAAGTCGAGTGGCTGGAGAGTTCGGGCGAAGAGGGTGCGCGCCCGCGCGGCGAAGGCTGGGAGGCGCCGCCTTCGCTGGCACGGCCGCGCCGCTCCGCCCTGCGCGATCCGAAATGGTGGTTCGGCATCGGTCTGGGTGCGATCGCCGGCGCGGGCGCCGTCCTGCTGCTGGTCCAGCCGCCGCGCCTCTTGCCGGCGGCGCGCTTGCCTTCAACCGGGCGGCGCCCGCCGAGGCCACGCTGTCCCTGCCGGCACCGGTGTCGGCGCCCGATCCCGACCCCTGGGCCGGTGCCGTCGGCCCGAAGCGCCCTCCGGCCCCGGTCAAGGCGCTGGCGGTGA
- a CDS encoding class I SAM-dependent methyltransferase translates to MSLPLPDSDALAASHALQQQIAAAIEAAGGAIPFSRFMELALYAPRLGYYSGGAAKLGAPGDFTTAPEITPLFGESVARAAAAIIAQSAPNIIEFGAGTGKLARDVLTALAADGVQVASYTIIELSGELRVRQQEALRDFPQVNWRDGFPEGFSGVVLANEVLDAMPIELVVKTEDGWRRQMVTIAEGRFTYEQAELDADLGAQLLRQVPDAGSLPVGYLTEIHPVACGFMASLAAMFKGGKGAAFLFDYGFPAHEFYVDQRSGGTLMCHYRHHSHPEPFFLPGLQDITAHVDFTAMALAAQDAGLEVLAYMNQASFLLACGIGELLLRVDPEDVVRYLPQSKAVQKLVSPSEMGELFKVLVVGNGVDLPDEFVRADRSTRL, encoded by the coding sequence ATGTCCTTGCCCCTTCCCGACAGCGACGCCCTGGCCGCGTCCCACGCCCTGCAACAGCAGATTGCCGCCGCCATCGAGGCGGCCGGCGGAGCGATTCCGTTTTCGCGTTTCATGGAGCTGGCGCTGTATGCGCCCCGGCTCGGCTACTACAGCGGCGGCGCGGCCAAGCTCGGCGCGCCCGGCGACTTCACCACCGCGCCCGAGATCACGCCGCTGTTCGGCGAGTCGGTGGCGCGCGCGGCAGCCGCTATTATCGCCCAAAGCGCGCCCAACATCATCGAATTCGGCGCCGGCACCGGCAAGCTGGCGCGCGACGTGCTGACCGCGCTGGCGGCTGATGGCGTGCAGGTGGCCAGCTACACCATCATCGAGCTGTCGGGAGAACTGCGCGTCCGCCAGCAGGAAGCGCTGCGGGATTTCCCGCAAGTGAACTGGCGCGACGGCTTCCCCGAGGGGTTCAGCGGCGTGGTGCTGGCCAACGAAGTGCTCGACGCCATGCCGATCGAGCTGGTCGTGAAAACCGAGGACGGCTGGCGCCGCCAGATGGTGACGATCGCCGAGGGCCGCTTTACCTATGAACAGGCCGAACTGGACGCGGACCTGGGGGCGCAGCTGCTGCGCCAGGTGCCCGACGCCGGCAGCCTGCCGGTCGGCTACCTGACCGAGATCCATCCGGTTGCCTGCGGCTTCATGGCCTCGCTCGCAGCGATGTTCAAGGGCGGGAAGGGCGCCGCTTTCCTGTTCGACTATGGCTTCCCGGCCCACGAATTCTATGTCGACCAGCGCAGCGGCGGCACCTTGATGTGCCATTACCGCCACCATTCCCATCCGGAACCCTTCTTCCTGCCGGGCCTGCAGGACATCACCGCCCACGTCGATTTCACGGCGATGGCGCTGGCGGCGCAGGATGCCGGCCTGGAGGTGCTGGCCTACATGAACCAGGCTTCCTTCCTGCTGGCCTGCGGCATCGGCGAGCTGCTGCTGCGCGTCGATCCGGAAGACGTTGTGCGTTATTTGCCACAATCGAAAGCCGTGCAAAAGCTGGTGTCTCCCAGCGAGATGGGAGAATTGTTCAAGGTGCTGGTGGTGGGCAATGGCGTTGACTTGCCGGATGAATTCGTGCGCGCCGATCGCAGCACGCGGCTATAG
- a CDS encoding SDR family oxidoreductase has translation MTHITPHAGTPQSVPRSAPQFAPVALVTGAGRRLGRAIALGLAAAGWDVAVHYRHSEREAQETAEAIRQLGRRAALLSCDLTDEAAVRLLPGRVADALGRATCIVNNASLFEYDSATTFSPALLARHMSANVAAPLLLAQALHAATPAGSQAVVINLLDQKLYNLNPDFLSYTLSKAALDAATKMLARALAPTLRIVGVAPGITLVSGDQSEEGFSKAHTATPLQRSSTPQDIADAVVYAASARALTGTTLVVDGGQHLVPLTRDVMFLT, from the coding sequence ATGACGCACATCACGCCGCACGCAGGCACGCCGCAGTCCGTCCCGCGATCCGCTCCGCAGTTCGCTCCAGTTGCGCTCGTGACCGGTGCCGGGCGCCGCCTGGGCCGTGCGATCGCGCTCGGCCTGGCTGCCGCCGGCTGGGATGTCGCGGTTCACTACCGCCATTCCGAACGCGAGGCGCAAGAGACCGCCGAGGCGATCCGGCAGCTGGGCCGGCGCGCCGCGCTGCTGTCCTGCGACCTGACCGACGAGGCGGCCGTGCGCCTGCTCCCCGGTCGCGTGGCCGATGCCCTCGGCCGGGCCACTTGCATTGTCAACAATGCTTCGTTGTTCGAATACGACAGCGCCACCACGTTTTCGCCGGCCCTGCTGGCCCGGCACATGAGCGCGAACGTCGCCGCGCCGCTCTTGCTGGCGCAGGCCCTGCATGCCGCTACCCCGGCCGGCAGCCAGGCCGTGGTGATCAACCTGCTGGACCAGAAACTGTACAATCTGAACCCGGATTTTTTGTCGTACACGCTGTCGAAAGCGGCACTCGACGCCGCCACCAAAATGCTGGCCCGGGCGCTGGCGCCGACGCTGCGCATCGTCGGCGTCGCGCCCGGCATCACGCTGGTGTCGGGCGACCAGAGCGAGGAAGGTTTTAGTAAAGCCCACACGGCCACGCCCCTGCAGCGCTCGTCGACCCCGCAGGACATCGCCGACGCCGTCGTGTATGCGGCCTCGGCGCGCGCCCTGACCGGCACCACGCTGGTGGTCGACGGCGGCCAGCACCTGGTGCCCTTGACGCGCGACGTGATGTTCCTGACCTGA
- a CDS encoding dihydroneopterin aldolase, protein MLSALSHPSLRDCRRLFLRNYEVMINIGVHDFEKKGEQRVLINVDLYIPLAASTPKADQLDEVVDYDFMRETIAQRMAQGHVHLQETLCDDVVRAMLAHPRVRAARVSTMKPDVYPDCEGVGVEVFQIKEEA, encoded by the coding sequence ATGCTGTCCGCCCTGTCCCACCCGAGCTTGCGCGATTGCCGCCGGCTGTTCCTGCGCAATTACGAAGTGATGATCAACATCGGCGTGCACGATTTCGAGAAGAAGGGCGAGCAGCGCGTCTTGATCAATGTCGATTTATATATTCCACTGGCCGCATCGACCCCGAAGGCCGACCAGCTCGATGAAGTCGTCGACTACGATTTCATGCGCGAGACCATTGCCCAGCGCATGGCGCAAGGCCACGTGCACCTGCAGGAAACCCTGTGCGACGACGTCGTGCGTGCGATGCTGGCCCACCCGCGGGTGCGCGCGGCGCGCGTGTCGACGATGAAGCCGGACGTGTATCCCGACTGCGAAGGCGTCGGTGTGGAAGTGTTTCAAATTAAGGAAGAAGCATGA
- the ttcA gene encoding tRNA 2-thiocytidine(32) synthetase TtcA: MSAVLNDTVDVDARKLEKIAHENNKLHKRLCRLVGQAIGDFNMIEDGDKVMVCLSGGKDSYALLDILMTLRERAPIHFDIVAVNLDQKQPNFPAEVLPAYLDKLGVPYHIENQDTYSIVKRLVPEGKTTCSLCSRLRRGILYRVADELGCNKIALGHHRDDILETFFLNMFFGGKLKGMPAKLVSDDGKHMVIRPLAYVKEADTERYAEVKGFPIIPCDLCGSQENLQRKQIKAMLRGWEKTHPGRVENVFSSLSTVVPSHLQDRNLFGFMDLKTDGVANPNGDIAFDEEPCGAPVTNTISLTQL; encoded by the coding sequence ATGAGTGCTGTACTGAACGACACTGTGGACGTCGACGCCAGGAAGCTGGAAAAGATCGCCCACGAGAACAACAAGCTCCATAAACGCCTGTGCCGCCTGGTCGGCCAGGCGATTGGCGACTTCAACATGATCGAAGACGGCGACAAGGTAATGGTCTGCCTGTCCGGCGGCAAGGACAGCTATGCCCTGCTCGACATCCTGATGACGCTGCGAGAGCGCGCGCCGATCCACTTCGATATCGTCGCGGTCAATCTCGACCAGAAGCAGCCGAACTTCCCGGCCGAGGTGCTGCCGGCCTACCTGGATAAACTCGGCGTGCCGTACCACATCGAAAACCAGGACACGTATTCGATCGTCAAGCGCCTGGTCCCGGAAGGGAAAACCACCTGCTCGCTGTGCTCGCGCCTGCGCCGCGGCATCCTGTACCGCGTCGCCGACGAACTCGGCTGCAACAAGATCGCCCTCGGCCACCACCGCGACGACATCCTCGAGACCTTCTTCCTCAACATGTTTTTCGGCGGGAAGCTGAAAGGCATGCCGGCGAAACTGGTGTCGGATGATGGCAAGCACATGGTGATCCGCCCGCTGGCCTATGTAAAGGAAGCCGATACCGAGCGCTATGCGGAAGTCAAAGGCTTCCCGATCATCCCGTGCGATTTGTGCGGCTCGCAGGAAAACCTGCAGAGGAAGCAGATCAAGGCGATGCTGCGCGGCTGGGAGAAAACGCATCCGGGACGCGTGGAAAACGTGTTCTCGTCGCTGTCGACGGTCGTGCCCTCGCACCTGCAGGACCGCAACCTGTTCGGCTTCATGGACCTGAAAACGGATGGCGTGGCCAATCCGAATGGCGATATCGCCTTCGACGAAGAGCCGTGCGGGGCGCCGGTGACGAACACGATTTCGCTCACCCAGCTTTAA